The sequence below is a genomic window from Microbacterium sp. cx-55.
CTGACCAGCGAGGTGAACGCGACCGCGGTGACGGCGCCGGCCAGGGCGAGCTTGAGCGGCGTCGCACCCCCTCGGCCGATCGAACCGATAGAGTACACGAACACGGCGGCAAGGGCGGCTCCGGCCATCCCGAACCAGATGTAGTCGGCGGGTGCGGACAGTCCGAGGTAGGCGATTCCGATCACCACGACGAGCGATGCGCCGCCGTTGATGCCGAGGATCTGCGGATCGGCGAGCGGATTGCGCGTCGCACCCTGCAGCACGGTACCGGCGACGGCCAGGGCGGCGCCGACGAGGATCGCGAGGATGGTGCGGGGGATGCGCTTGTTCACGGCGGCGGCCGCCGTGGTGTCGGTCGAGCCCGTGACGCCCGCCCAGATGTCGGTCCATCCGACGGCGCGCGCCCCGAAGGTCACCGAGAGGAGGGCGATCGCGACCAGTGCGACGACGAGGATCGTCAGCCAGATCGCCCGTCGCCGCCCCCAGCGACGCCGAAGCGGCGTGCGGGGGGCGGCGACGGGAGGTGTCGTGGTGCTCACGACCGACGTGCGCTTCGGCTGATGGGCATCAAGAAGCCTTCTCGGCCGCCTCGCCCACGACGCGGATGTAGTCGTCGCCCTCGGCGGAACCGATCGTGAGGGGGCTCGGGGTGATGACGGTGGACAGGGTGGTCGCGCTGTCGATGATCGCGATCGCGCCGTCCGCCACCGCGGGGATGCGCGAGAGCAGCGGGTCGGCCTGCAGGGTGGCGACCATGTCGTCAGAGCCGTACGCGACGATCAGCTGGACGTCCTGGAAGTCCTCGATCTGCTCGGCGCTCGTCTGGAACCAGAATGTCTCGGATGCATCCGACTGCTCGGCGACGTACGCGGCCGATCCCAGACCCATCTCCTCGAGGAAGCCGACGCGGGGGTCGCGGGTGCTGTAGTAGTTCACGTTGCTGAGGTCGGTGGGGTCGTAGTAGGTGAGGAGGAAGTTCTTCCCCGCGAGAGCCGGGTACTTCGCCGCCTCCGTCGTCACGTGATCCTCGAGCGAGGTGACGAGATCCTTCGCCTCCTGCTCGAGACCGAGCGCCGTGCCGTCGAGGATGGTCATGTCCTGCCAGGAGGTGCCCCAGGCGACATCCTGGTAGGTCACCACGGGGGCGATCTTGGTGAGCGTGTCGTACTGCTCCTGCGTCATGCCGGAGTATGCGGCGAGGATGACGTCGGGGCGCGCATCCGCGATGGCCTCGTAGTCGTAGCCGTCGGTCTCGTCCATCAGCACCGGAGTCTCGGCGCCGAGCTCGTCGAGCTTCGCCTTCGTCCAGGGGAGGAGTCCGTCGCCGTCTTCATCGCCGTAGGTCACCTTCGGCATGGCCACCGGCACGACGCCGAGGGCCAGTGCCGCATCCTGGTTGCCCCAGTCGAGCGTCACGACGCGCTCCGGCTGAGCGTCGATCGTGGTCTCGCCGAAGGCGTTCTCGATCGTGACGGGGAACGCGCCGTCGGGTGCGGCGGCCGAGTCGGTGGACGTGGTGCTCGAGGCACCTGTGCTGCAGCCGGTGAGGAGCAGGGCGGCCGCCGCGACAGCGACGAGGGCAGAGCGTGTACGCGACACGAGACCTCCAGAGATCATGTAAGGGATGCCTTACCTTACATATATGCCCTGCCCGGTTGCCAACCGGAGCTCCTCCCGCGTGGGTCAGCGCGAGCGGTCGACCTTGCGCACCACGGTCCACACGAGGGGGAGCAGAACCGCGACGAACGCGGCCTTCACCAGGCCGGGCACGATGAACGGAATGACGCCCGACGCCATCACCGAGGCGAACGAGACGGACTGGCCGAGCACCTGGGCGAGGATCAGCGCCATGTAGGGCACACCGACCAGGAACGGCACGACACTCGCCGCGACGAAGCCGACGAAGGCGAGGACAGGCTTGCGGTCCCAGGCGCGCTCGGCGAAGTAGCCGGCGACGAACGCGGCCGGGATGAATCCGAGGATGAAGCCGAACGAGGGGGCGAGAACATATAGCGGTCCGCCGACGCCGCCGGCGAAGACGGGCAGCCCGGCGAGTCCGGAGAGAAGGTACGTGGCCATGCTGGCCGCACCACGACGCGCACCCAGAGCCGCTCCTACCATCACGACGCCGGCGGTCTGCCCGGTGATCGGCACGGGACCGATGAAGAACGACACCCGCGCGAGCAGGGCGACCACGAGGACACCGGCCACGACGAGCGCGGCATCGACGGCGAATGCGCGAGCTCGGGTGGACGGGCGAGCGACGATATCGGCCAGGACACGGCGGCCGGATGCGGGAACGGCGACGGACATGGTTCTCCTCAGACGTCGGGCCCGCCGCAGTCGTGCGGGCGTCGCGACTCATCCTAGGGCGACTCCGCGCGCGCGATGAGGAGGGCGGACGCCGGATGCCGCGGCTCGCCGTAGAATCGATGTGGCGATTCCGCCGAAATCCACCCCGAAGAACGGACGTCACCTGTGCTTGCCGTGCACAACCTCGAAATCCGCGTGGGCGCTCGCGTGCTCATGTCCGACGTCGATTTCCGGGTCGGGCAGGGCGACAAGATCGGGCTGGTCGGTCGGAACGGTGCCGGGAAGACCACGCTCACCAAGGTGCTCGCGGGAGATCTGATCCCCGCGGACGGTGCGGTCGAGCGCACCGGCGAGCTGGGCTACCTGCCGCAGGACCCGCGCACGGGCGACCCGGAGATGCTCGCGCGCACCCGCATCCTGGACGCCCGGGGGCTCGGTACTCTCGCGATCGGGATGCAGGAGTCCTCGCTCGAGATGGCCGACGAAGATCCCGAGGTCGCCGCGAAGGCCATGCGCCGGTACGGCTCGCTGACGGAGCGCTTCGAAGCGCTCGGCGGCTATTCGGCCGAGGCCGAGGCCGCCTCGATCGCCCACAACCTGTCGCTGCCCGACCGCATCCTCGACCAGCCGCTGAAGACGCTCTCCGGTGGTCAGCGCCGTCGCATCGAGCTCGCCCGCATCCTGTTCTCGGACGCCGACACGATGATCCTCGACGAGCCGACCAACCACCTCGACGCCGACAGTGTCGTGTGGCTCCGCGAGTTCTTGAAGAACTACAAGGGCGGGCTGATCGTGATCAGCCACGACGTCGAACTCGTGGGCGAGACGGTGAACCGGGTGTTCTACCTCGATGCGAACCGTCAGGTCATCGACGTCTACAACATGAACTGGAAGAACTACCTGCGCCAGCGGGTCGCCGACGAGGAGCGCCGCAAGAAGGAGCGCGTCAACGTCGAGAAGAAGGCGACCGCGCTGCAGCTGCAGGCCGCTCGCTTCGGTGCGAAGGCCTCGAAGGCCGCCGCCGCGCACCAGATGGTCGCGCGCGCCGAGAAGATGCTCTCGGGCCTCGACGATGTGCGTCAGGATGAGCGCGTCGCGAAGCTCCGGTTCCCGAAGCCCGCTCCGTGCGGCAAGACGCCGCTGATGGCGCGGGGGCTGTCGAAGTCCTACGGCTCGCTCGAGATCTTCACCGACGTCGACCTCGCGATCGACCGCGGTTCCCGGGTCGTCATCCTCGGCTTCAACGGTGCGGGAAAGACCACGCTGCTCCGGATGCTGGCGGGCGTCGACATTCCCGACACCGGCATCATCGAGCCCGGCCACGGCCTGAAGATCGGCTACTACGCGCAGGAGCACGAGAACCTCGACGTCGGTCGCTCGGTGCTCGAGAACATGATGTCGGCGGCGCCCGACATCACCGCCACCGAGGCGCGGAAGGTGCTGGGATCGTTCCTGTTCACCGGCGATGACGTGCTGAAGCCGGCCGGGGTGCTCTCCGGTGGCGAGAAGACACGCCTCTCGCTCGCGACCCTCGTGGTCTCGAGCGCGAACATGCTGCTGCTCGACGAGCCCACCAACAACCTCGACCCCGCCTCGCGGGAAGAGATCCTCGGCGCGCTGGCGCACTACGAGGGTGCCGTGGTGCTGGTCTCGCACGACGAGGGCGCGGTCGAAGCGCTGAACCCCGAGCGTGTGCTCATCCTTCCGGACGGCGTGGAAGACATCTGGGGTCGCGACTACGCCGACCTCGTCGCGCTCGCCTGACCGTCATCGCCGCCCCTCGCTCGGTGGCGGTCCCGCGCCGGGTCAGTGACCGATGTGGTCGAGCAGGGCGTCCTCGTCGACCGCATCCCGGTCGGTACGACGCGCGCGCGCCGGACGAGGAGCGTCGGGGACCCGGTCCTCGGCAGCGTCTTCGCGGGCGTGCTTCACCTCGGTACGGATGATGTAGCCGATGAAGACGAACCCCATGATCGCGAACAGGATCCACTGGATTGCGTAGGACAGGAACGGTCCGGGGTCGATTGACGGGGCATCGAGCGGCTGCGGACGTTCGGTCGGTGCCGGGTCCTCCGTCGCCAGGATGCCGTACGCGCTGGTGATCGTGTCGGGCCCCGCGGTCTCCGCGATGAGCGGTAGCGCGATCGTGGGCACCTGCCCCGCGGGGGCGCTCCGGCCCGATGTGGGAAGAGCCTCACCGGGCCGCATTCGCACCGTGATCGTCACGTCGCCCGCGGGCGGCGCAGCGATGACGGCGGGGCCGTCGCCGGATTCCGCCGGCGGAACCCAACCGCGGTTGACGATGAGGATCCGGCCGTCGTCCGCCCGGAACGGAACGAGCACCTCGAAGGCAGAGGTGCCGCCGTGCGGCCGGTTGCGCACCACCAACTGGTCGTCCGGCAGGTAGCTGCCCTCGACCGCCACGGGATGCCACTCGAGCTCCCCGTCGAAGACATCGACGGACGACACCGCGTCATCGAGCGCGAGCGGTGCCGCGTCGTAGTTCCGCTCGGCGAGAGCGAGTTGCTCGGCGCGCGCGTCATTGCGGGAGAACTGCCAGTTCGACAGCATCACGCAGATGATCGCGAAGATCAGCGCGATCGCGGCGTACACCGACCAACGGACCGCCGCGGGGGCCGTCTTCAGGTTCACGCGGGGCGCTCCGCATCCGTCAGCGCCGCGACCGCCACGGGAAATGAGCGCGACGTCAGAAATCCGCGCAGATAGTCGACGTGCGCGTCGCACGCGACCCACGTCTTACGGCGATCGGCGGTGTGGATACGGGGATTACGCCACTCGATGCGCCAGCTCGCGCTGTCGCGGCATCCTGCCCGTGAGCACATCGCATCGGTCATTCTTCTGGCTTTCGCAGCGGCGTTTCGGTGATCCGGATGACGCGGTCCATGGGCTCCGCGGGGGCCGCCGGGGCAGCGGCCTCGGTCCGGGGCGCCGGTGCCTCCAGCATCCGTTCCGGATTGATGACCTCGGGACCGTGCGTGTCTTCTCCGACGTTCGCGATGACCACCGCGATGTAGGGGAGGAACACGGCTCCCGCGGCGAAGACCCAGGTGTACCAGCCGTAGGGCGTCACGAGAGCCATCGCGATGAAGCAGGCGATGCGGATGCCCATGGTGATCATGTACTTCGTGACCCGCGAACCTTCGTCCTCGCGCGGGGCACGCGGCAACGAGGTGGCCGACTGAGGGGTCTTCGAGGCTTTCTTCACGGTGCGTCCAGCCTACGCCGGACGCACCGCGACGGACCCGTCAGGAGAGCGAGCCGTAGGAGCTGTAGTACGAACCGGCCGTGCTGAAGAGCGCGACGAACCAGATGACGACGAAGATGCCGATGATCAGAGAAAGCGCGACGCCGACCCAACCGATCACGGTGCCCGCGATCGCAAGGCCGCGACCGTTCTCTCCGCTGCTCTTGAGCTGGCGGAGCGAGAGGTGACCGGTGATGACGCCGGCGACCGATCCGACGAACGGCAGGAAGACGAAGCCCGAGATCGAAGCGATCAACGAGATGATCGCGAGGACGTTGGTCTTCGGCGTGACCGGATACGGCGTGTACGACGGTGCCCCGTACGCGGGCTGTGACCCGTATGCGGGCTGGGCGCTGTAGCTCGGCGCCTGCGCGCCGTACGCAGGCGGAGCCCCGTACGCGGGCGGCGGGTACGCGGGCCCTGCGCCAGGTGCGGGCGGGGCCACCGGGGGTGCGGTGGGCGGCGTGGTCGGCGGAGTCGGCGGCGACTGCGGGTTGTCGGGGATCGGATCGCTCATGGGATGCCCTTTCATCGGCTCGAACCCCAGCGTTTCAGCGCACGCTCCACACTGTCAAACGCAGCCGTCATGCATCGGAGCCGCCGATAGGCTGTTCAGTTGAGCCCGTCGCACCGCGGCGGTGCGCCCGACCCGAGGAGAACGTCATGTCGACCGAACGCGTGGTGCTGGTGACCGGAGGCAACCGAGGCATCGGTCGCGCTATCGCTGAACGTTTCGTGGCAGATGGGTACCGCGTCGCAGTGACGGCTCGCTCGGGTGAGGGCCCGGAGGGCACCCTGACCGTCCGCGCGGATGTCACCGATGCGGCGGCCCTCGATGCGGCCTACACCGAGATCGAAGCGAAACTCGGTCCGGTCGGGATCGTCGTCGCGAACGCCGGGATCACCCGCGACACGCTGCTGCTGCGGATGAGCGAGGACGACTTCGATGACGTCGTCGCCACGAACCTCGGCGGCACCTTCCGGGTGGTCAAGCGGGCAGCGAAGGGCCTGCTGCGGGCGCGCTGGGGCCGCGTCATCCTGATCTCCAGCGTCGTCGGACTCTACGGATCTGCGGGTCAGATCAACTACTCGAGCTCGAAGAGCGGCCTGGTGGGCTTCGCCCGATCACTGACCCGCGAGCTCGGTTCGCGAGGAATCACCGCGAACGTCGTCGCCCCCGGATTCATCCAGACCGACATGACCGCGGCTCTCCCGGAGGAGACGCAGGCCGAGTACAAGCGGAACATCCCCGCCGGACGCTTCGCGAGCCCCGAAGAGGTCGCGGGCGTCGTCGCGTGGCTCGCCTCCGACGATGCGGCGTACATCTCCGGTGCGGTCATCCCCGTCGACGGCGGACTCGGGATGGGTCACTGAGCCCGACCCTCACGCGGTCCGGTCGACCGCCGCGGCGATGGCGGCGCCCAGACGTTCCGGCTGCGAGAACTGCGGCCAGTGACCCGAGGCGAGTCGGACGACCTCCGAATCGGCGACTCGCGCGAACTCCTCCGCGGCTGCCGGCCACTCCGTGAGCATTGCGAGGAAGGCCGCCTGATCGGCGGAACCGGCGAGCACCGTGACCGGTACCGAGAAGCGCCGCTCATCGCGGAGTTCCACGGGATCCGTCGGTACTCGGCTCGGAACGGATGCGGTGAACGCTGCCGCGGCGCTACGGGTCTGCGGGTCGAGATCTGCGACGTCGGGTTCGTCGAAGAAGGTCCATCCGGGGAACGGGATGACGCCGTCGATCACCGGAAACTCCGAGATGATGCCGCCGGTCGGGGGCAGCGCGGTGTCGACCAGGATGACGCGTGCGACGCGGCCGGGGCGAGCATCCGCCGCGCCCCACACGACGTTGCCACCTCCGCTGTGACCCACCAGGACGACGGGGTCATCGGACGCGTCGATCCGAGCGACGACGGCATCGATCCAGTCCGCGATGCCGATACCCGCGGAGTGCTCGGCATCCGCCCCGGTCCCGGGCATCGTCAGGGCGACGGGGCGATGCCCGGCGGATTCGAGGGCGGGCGCCACCGCCTCCCACGATGATGCGTCAAGCCACAGACCGGGAACGAGCAGGATGTCCATGCTCGGCACGATACGCCGCACCGGCGACACCCGAACAGGTCAGGAACGAAGAAGTGGATGAGGCACCCCGCTCGGTAACGTGAGCCGTGTCGGCCGTCCCGCGAGGTGCGGGGGAGGATGCCGGCGGGAATGAGACGAGACCCATGGCCGCGAACGACGACACCGCAGGCGGATTCACCGCGGAAGAGAAAGCCGCGATGAAGGACCGCGCGGCCGAGGCGCGGAAGGCGAAAGCCCGGAAGGGCAAGCAGTCG
It includes:
- a CDS encoding FecCD family ABC transporter permease; the protein is MSTTTPPVAAPRTPLRRRWGRRRAIWLTILVVALVAIALLSVTFGARAVGWTDIWAGVTGSTDTTAAAAVNKRIPRTILAILVGAALAVAGTVLQGATRNPLADPQILGINGGASLVVVIGIAYLGLSAPADYIWFGMAGAALAAVFVYSIGSIGRGGATPLKLALAGAVTAVAFTSLVSAILLPRIDVMSQFRFWQVGGVGGATMPTIVQVLPFLAVGLVICLLCAPALNTLALGDELAAGLGERVRTARLVSTLGAIILCGAATAVAGPIGFVGLVVPHICRLLIGVDHRWLLPFSAIGGAILLTGADIVGRVIARPQEIEVGIITALIGAPFFIAIVRRQKVRAL
- a CDS encoding DUF4190 domain-containing protein codes for the protein MSDPIPDNPQSPPTPPTTPPTAPPVAPPAPGAGPAYPPPAYGAPPAYGAQAPSYSAQPAYGSQPAYGAPSYTPYPVTPKTNVLAIISLIASISGFVFLPFVGSVAGVITGHLSLRQLKSSGENGRGLAIAGTVIGWVGVALSLIIGIFVVIWFVALFSTAGSYYSSYGSLS
- a CDS encoding ABC-F family ATP-binding cassette domain-containing protein, producing the protein MLAVHNLEIRVGARVLMSDVDFRVGQGDKIGLVGRNGAGKTTLTKVLAGDLIPADGAVERTGELGYLPQDPRTGDPEMLARTRILDARGLGTLAIGMQESSLEMADEDPEVAAKAMRRYGSLTERFEALGGYSAEAEAASIAHNLSLPDRILDQPLKTLSGGQRRRIELARILFSDADTMILDEPTNHLDADSVVWLREFLKNYKGGLIVISHDVELVGETVNRVFYLDANRQVIDVYNMNWKNYLRQRVADEERRKKERVNVEKKATALQLQAARFGAKASKAAAAHQMVARAEKMLSGLDDVRQDERVAKLRFPKPAPCGKTPLMARGLSKSYGSLEIFTDVDLAIDRGSRVVILGFNGAGKTTLLRMLAGVDIPDTGIIEPGHGLKIGYYAQEHENLDVGRSVLENMMSAAPDITATEARKVLGSFLFTGDDVLKPAGVLSGGEKTRLSLATLVVSSANMLLLDEPTNNLDPASREEILGALAHYEGAVVLVSHDEGAVEALNPERVLILPDGVEDIWGRDYADLVALA
- a CDS encoding iron-siderophore ABC transporter substrate-binding protein — protein: MSRTRSALVAVAAAALLLTGCSTGASSTTSTDSAAAPDGAFPVTIENAFGETTIDAQPERVVTLDWGNQDAALALGVVPVAMPKVTYGDEDGDGLLPWTKAKLDELGAETPVLMDETDGYDYEAIADARPDVILAAYSGMTQEQYDTLTKIAPVVTYQDVAWGTSWQDMTILDGTALGLEQEAKDLVTSLEDHVTTEAAKYPALAGKNFLLTYYDPTDLSNVNYYSTRDPRVGFLEEMGLGSAAYVAEQSDASETFWFQTSAEQIEDFQDVQLIVAYGSDDMVATLQADPLLSRIPAVADGAIAIIDSATTLSTVITPSPLTIGSAEGDDYIRVVGEAAEKAS
- a CDS encoding DUF3099 domain-containing protein, whose translation is MKKASKTPQSATSLPRAPREDEGSRVTKYMITMGIRIACFIAMALVTPYGWYTWVFAAGAVFLPYIAVVIANVGEDTHGPEVINPERMLEAPAPRTEAAAPAAPAEPMDRVIRITETPLRKPEE
- a CDS encoding biotin transporter BioY, encoding MSVAVPASGRRVLADIVARPSTRARAFAVDAALVVAGVLVVALLARVSFFIGPVPITGQTAGVVMVGAALGARRGAASMATYLLSGLAGLPVFAGGVGGPLYVLAPSFGFILGFIPAAFVAGYFAERAWDRKPVLAFVGFVAASVVPFLVGVPYMALILAQVLGQSVSFASVMASGVIPFIVPGLVKAAFVAVLLPLVWTVVRKVDRSR
- a CDS encoding beta-ketoacyl-ACP reductase, which gives rise to MSTERVVLVTGGNRGIGRAIAERFVADGYRVAVTARSGEGPEGTLTVRADVTDAAALDAAYTEIEAKLGPVGIVVANAGITRDTLLLRMSEDDFDDVVATNLGGTFRVVKRAAKGLLRARWGRVILISSVVGLYGSAGQINYSSSKSGLVGFARSLTRELGSRGITANVVAPGFIQTDMTAALPEETQAEYKRNIPAGRFASPEEVAGVVAWLASDDAAYISGAVIPVDGGLGMGH
- a CDS encoding alpha/beta fold hydrolase, whose amino-acid sequence is MDILLVPGLWLDASSWEAVAPALESAGHRPVALTMPGTGADAEHSAGIGIADWIDAVVARIDASDDPVVLVGHSGGGNVVWGAADARPGRVARVILVDTALPPTGGIISEFPVIDGVIPFPGWTFFDEPDVADLDPQTRSAAAAFTASVPSRVPTDPVELRDERRFSVPVTVLAGSADQAAFLAMLTEWPAAAEEFARVADSEVVRLASGHWPQFSQPERLGAAIAAAVDRTA
- a CDS encoding SURF1 family cytochrome oxidase biogenesis protein, producing the protein MNLKTAPAAVRWSVYAAIALIFAIICVMLSNWQFSRNDARAEQLALAERNYDAAPLALDDAVSSVDVFDGELEWHPVAVEGSYLPDDQLVVRNRPHGGTSAFEVLVPFRADDGRILIVNRGWVPPAESGDGPAVIAAPPAGDVTITVRMRPGEALPTSGRSAPAGQVPTIALPLIAETAGPDTITSAYGILATEDPAPTERPQPLDAPSIDPGPFLSYAIQWILFAIMGFVFIGYIIRTEVKHAREDAAEDRVPDAPRPARARRTDRDAVDEDALLDHIGH